From the Saccharomycodes ludwigii strain NBRC 1722 chromosome I, whole genome shotgun sequence genome, one window contains:
- the HSL7 gene encoding protein arginine N-methyltransferase (similar to Saccharomyces cerevisiae YBR133C | HSL7 | Histone Synthetic Lethal): MRSNVFVGVKPPLNATSMAQDNWNVLDSKKYDYLLIPITNNKYKDTVRNYYLNFQESIHLLNVPAPQLQELCISPKTNFKNQHDLSLNKQQDNSTKFHLHIGLISSWIELESDDVAVRELSYQVLQHEWNYAKFVGIEVLILAPPKNLNNLTQYAQMLSRLLQKTSNNDVEDNNGETGTPPILSISLPIFEDSDPLSTWELWHNIRKMASYHPNLTVSLALPRYKTPSYVVERWIAEPVTCLLLSSSIFPANRYNFPVLNKFNQEIIFKFQKINGYSQLNSNSQLIILLHGMEKYLDHIDGGEKAYLEYTNYLLKQGDKKILKIYSKFINNTDIIYSTKSDTNFLTLEQDFFIPRIMPPLKPFSENLSNNVYHIFEQDSSKYEQYELAIFAALQDIRDQRNYHIEPLEIVVAGAGRGPLVTKVYDVLQKLDYSPKEYKIYAIEKNPQAVLYLQKKNFHNWNNEVTIIQDNICDLQIPNCKFDLIISELLGSFGCNELSPEILQYLELYYSTPQTIFIPWKYTSYIAPVSCPLLHQVLRKSSGTFRNNKDIESPWVLHNIPYCILSSKLNEVWSFVHNAQAHKNSNANNQSVNNKENCKEDEEEEEEEDAYSLTFLSRSTTTYFKIKKKGEVHGLLGVFTAHLYRDTVTLSILPNHKPVKFLKQQHTQSNENTATMDHRVRSNATTDTFSQQQLNLKHTDGMRSWSPMLFPLKQPIYTTDDTELEIYFTRNSDSSKVWYEWTVKSYIYLVCGNNSVTNNVDLRNNVPSSSFNTSLAKNRDNNMIVASNGNINNINSTSPRQMSRSTAYSARDTKKYNEEILQNNHKTEDDINEEDEDQEEYNSTDHKRNNSDENAGFFKMQETGWQSIQDVHNLLNSLSISNQLDKETKNHILTTPRPSFNLNINNNKSVTTITSYEEEEHSSVTNLKEQTFKPEESLTSNLTVKHVDLHKQENLYKHNNNNTTINNNTGNNSNSNNSIYRDNNNNKNDTNNNNNNNNNNNNNATYINNSSIGNTSIDEYHLRVVMGGIDLHNCGGKFFSIPKKSCYEKIYI, encoded by the coding sequence atGAGAAGTAATGTATTTGTAGGTGTGAAACCGCCATTGAATGCGACTTCTATGGCTCAAGATAATTGGAATGTGTTAGATAgcaaaaaatatgattatCTATTAATACCcattacaaataataaatacaaagaTACTGTAAGAAActattatttgaatttcCAAGAATCTATTCACTTATTAAATGTGCCTGCTCCTCAATTACAAGAACTTTGCATCTCTCCAAAAacaaactttaaaaatcaGCATGACCTTTCACTAAATAAACAACAGGATAATAGCACAAAATTTCATTTGCATATCGGACTAATATCTTCATGGATTGAATTAGAAAGTGATGACGTGGCTGTTCGAGAATTGAGCTATCAAGTTTTACAGCATGAATGGAACTATGCAAAATTTGTCGGAATAGaagttttaatattggCACCACCTAAAAACTTAAACAATCTAACACAATATGCCCAAATGCTTTCAAGATTACTCCAAAAAACATCTAATAATGATGTTGAGGATAACAATGGAGAAACAGGTACACCTCCGATTCTGTCGATTTCATTGCCCATTTTTGAAGACTCAGATCCTTTATCTACATGGGAATTGTGGCATAATATTCGTAAAATGGCTTCTTATCACCCTAATTTGACTGTTTCCTTGGCATTACCCCGCTATAAAACACCCAGTTATGTGGTAGAAAGATGGATTGCAGAACCAGTCacttgtttattattatcatcatccaTTTTTCCAGCCAATAGATATAACTTCCCTGTTTTGAACAAATTCAATcaagaaataatttttaaatttcaaaaaataaatggatACTCTCAATTAAATTCCAATTCCCAATTGATTATACTATTGCACGGGatggaaaaatatttagatCACATTGATGGTGGAGAAAAAGCCTACTTAGAATATACCAActatttattaaaacaagGCGACAAGAAAATACTGAAAATTTATTCAaagtttattaataataccgatattatatattctACCAAAAGCGatacaaattttttaactcTTGAACAAGATTTTTTCATTCCACGTATAATGCCGCCTTTAAAACCATTTAGTGAAAATCTCTCCAATAACGTTTATCATATTTTCGAACAAGATTCGAGCAAATATGAACAATATGAATTGGCCATTTTCGCTGCATTACAAGACATTCGTGATCAAAGAAATTATCACATTGAACCACTAGAAATTGTAGTTGCAGGGGCTGGGAGGGGACCATTAGTTACTAAAGTCTACGATGTTTTGCAAAAATTAGACTACAGCCCTAaggaatataaaatatatgctattgaaaaaaatccCCAAGCTGTCTTATACTTacagaagaaaaattttcataACTGGAACAATGAAGTAACTATTATACAAGATAATATATGTGATTTACAGATACCTAATTGTAAATTTGATTTGATTATCAGTGAATTACTAGGATCATTTGGTTGCAATGAATTATCTCCTGAGATATTGCAATATTTAGAATTATATTATAGTACTCCCCAAACTATTTTCATTCCATGGAAATACACTTCGTATATTGCACCAGTTTCGTGTCCATTGCTGCATCAAGTTTTAAGAAAGAGTTCTGGTACCTTTAGGAACAACAAAGATATTGAGTCACCTTGGGTATTACACAATATTCCatattgtattttatcaagtaaattaaatgaaGTATGGTCTTTTGTTCATAATGCACAAGCGCATAAGAATAGTAATGCTAATAACCAAAGTGTAaacaataaagaaaattgtaaagaagatgaagaggaagaggaagaagaagatgcaTATTCGCTAACATTTTTGTCTAGATCCACCACAacttattttaaaattaaaaaaaagggggaaGTGCATGGATTGTTGGGTGTTTTCACAGCACATCTATACAGGGATACTGTCACACTATCCATATTACCTAACCATAAGCctgtaaaatttttaaagcaACAGCATACACAATCCAATGAAAATACTGCGACTATGGATCATAGAGTTCGTAGCAATGCTACCACCGATACTTTTTCGCAGCAGCAACTGAATTTAAAACATACAGATGGTATGAGATCTTGGTCACCAATGCTCTTCCCTTTAAAGCAGCCAATTTATACCACTGACGACACAGAATTggaaatttattttacaagAAATAGTGACTCTAGTAAAGTATGGTACGAGTGGACAGTTAAAAGctatatttatttggttTGTGGAAATAATTCTGTAACAAATAATGTGGATCTTCGCAATAATGTTCCCTCATCATCTTTTAACACTTCTTTGGCTAAAAATAgggataataatatgatCGTTGCCAGTAATggtaatattaacaatattaatagtacTTCACCAAGACAAATGTCTAGATCAACAGCGTACAGTGCTAGAGATACTAAGAAATATAACGAAgaaattttacaaaataacCATAAGACTGAAGATGATATAAATGAAGAGGATGAAGATCAGGAAGAATATAATAGTACTGATCATAAACGTAACAATAGTGATGAAAATGCAGGCTTTTTCAAGATGCAAGAAACTGGATGGCAAAGTATTCAAGATGTTCATAATTTACTCAATTCACTATCCATTTCAAATCAATTGGACAAAGAAACTAAAAATCACATTTTGACTACGCCTAGGCcatcatttaatttaaatattaataataataagagtGTTACTACTATAACTTCatatgaagaagaagagcaCTCTTCGGTTACTAATTTAAAAGAGCAGACGTTTAAACCTGAAGAAAGCTTAACCTCAAACCTTACAGTTAAACATGTTGATCTGCataaacaagaaaatttGTACAAgcacaataataacaacactactattaataataataccggtaataatagtaatagtaataattcaatttatagagacaataataacaacaaaaacgacaccaacaataataataataataataataataataataataatgccacttatattaataattctagTATTGGAAATACAAGTATTGATGAATATCATCTGAGAGTTGTAATGGGTGGTATAGATTTGCATAATTGTGGaggtaaatttttttctattccgaaaaaaagttgctacgaaaaaatatatatttag
- a CDS encoding uncharacterized protein (similar to Saccharomyces cerevisiae YPR089W | protein of unknown function) translates to MSYLSCENNIMSINTTATSTLANTDDTTTINKNVQLIKSTLPQELSELDNNEDKEESQTHKSTWLKLLQLITSSDIEPSSEDRLKFTQELKNSSHHLSKLLNDKSETGVTLLIYSIVYNKPSYIELLLLSSYSDADHVLDLNLYDNIVGYTPLMWCFVLQNKDCLLELLNNVDDIDFQLKRDSLTAFDLLIPNTSFYNFVEDHNLLPLLTPTGTALNGAHTSIDIHNNASFNNEHDPVLDSIALQTAGLRIKSEDLFKPSSPNKHTLDRASSININDDFTDTMLFNYDKLEPDQYIMFGDYDISAILEYLLKLPVKHQHKPIIPASIVFQCIRYADKSLNSETLVNNFIDLCITKILSTSTNTKSGVVSSTTKDDNVNSGDVVLQSYWLGCFNILYYHLLKQDNFFKKYPQVLQNLVIGSRSLMIELCYSIHSRVVPLIQTTIFDYTTLNQVKETLYKKDWNFFKKSGSNSTNGTNETAAPNTDCPVKKKQNKDSYDEILKMLYPPTLEEQMKPSPMKIVQVYSALIYVLNLNSVHELISQQCLSLVMKWFNAVTFNSIMKNKSRKFLCRAKAMQIRLNLSVIQDWVMVNNLTPFKPTVSIDEFMWDRFPYTLIQNLADIDLDNQMELNKKLKFVIHASSKAKVLNETNSLFFYQSFIKIASIHLQPLLQILEWLQVATTLKDEESLNATLKLLDYLKPQQILKIMDRYRYEIDEPNFAFKKQLRAKLKKKNRLSFTFSRSNGNSSTLSHSINSDDYLKEDETPIGIALPTLIELLPLYGGTSDYSPLLPIEIQDELDLLLENNKNIREQKQNDYNNNSSGSDYESYCTDNQEENHGNFENNVTGNPIDNVSERFFDNQEVEKTGHDTHDNFSISFKDDKGKADIFKELNVPSVAATKRQSWIQPTPEIEENPW, encoded by the coding sequence ATGAGCTATTTATCatgtgaaaataatatcatgtCTATTAATACAACCGCCACTTCAACACTAGCGAACACTGATGacacaacaacaataaataaaaatgtacaattaattaaatctaCATTACCACAAGAATTATCAGAATTAGACAACAATGAAGATAAAGAAGAGTCACAAACCCACAAAAGCACGTGGTTAAAATTGTTACAACTCATAACGTCATCAGATATCGAACCAAGTTCGGAAGATAGACTGAAATTTACTCAAGAACTAAAAAATAGTTCTCATCATTTATCAAAATTGTTAAACGATAAATCTGAAACCGGAGTTAcgcttttaatttattctATTGTGTATAATAAACCAAGTTATATCGaactattgttattatcctCTTATTCTGATGCCGATCATGTACTcgatttaaatttatacgATAACATTGTTGGGTATACTCCGCTGATGTGGTGTTTTGTATTGCAAAACAAAGACTGTCTATTGGAATTATTGAATAACGTTGATGATATTGATTTCCAGTTAAAAAGAGATTCACTCACTGCTTTTGACTTATTGATACCTAATACGTccttttataattttgtaGAAGATCACAATTTATTACCCCTGCTAACGCCAACTGGGACGGCACTTAATGGTGCCCACACTAGTATTGATATTCACAATAATGCTTCCTTTAACAACGAACACGATCCTGTTTTAGACTCTATTGCGTTACAAACTGCGGGTTTACGAATAAAATCAGAAGATTTGTTTAAACCATCATCGCCCAATAAGCATACATTGGACCGTGCCTCTAGTATTAACATTAATGATGATTTTACAGACACCATGCTTTTCAATTACGATAAATTAGAGCCAGATCAATACATTATGTTTGGAGATTACGATATTTCTGCTATATTAgaatatttattgaaattacCAGTTAAACACCAACATAAGCCTATTATACCTGCATCGATTGTTTTTCAATGCATTAGATATGCGGACAAATCATTAAACAGTGAGACTTTGGTAAATAACTTTATTGATCTATGTATTACTAAAATATTGTCCACTTCTACAAACACTAAAAGTGGTGTAGTATCTAGTACAACCAAGGATGACAATGTCAATAGTGGTGATGTTGTCTTACAATCTTACTGGTTGGGATGCTTTAATATATTGTATTATCATCTTTTGAAAcaagataatttttttaaaaaatatccaCAAGTATTGCAAAATTTAGTTATTGGTAGTAGATCGTTAATGATTGAATTATGCTACTCTATACATTCTAGGGTTGTTCCATTAATCCAGACCACTATATTTGATTACACTACATTAAACCAAGTCAAGGAAACtttatacaaaaaagatTGGAATTTTTTCAAGAAAAGCGGATCTAATAGCACTAATGGTACAAACGAAACTGCTGCACCAAACACGGACTGTcctgtaaaaaaaaaacaaaataaggATTCTTATGATgagatattaaaaatgttatacCCACCAACTTTAGAGGAACAAATGAAACCCTCTCCAATGAAAATCGTTCAGGTTTATAGTGCTCTAATTTATGTGTTAAACTTAAATTCTGTACATGAGCTAATTTCACAACAGTGTTTGTCACTTGTAATGAAGTGGTTCAACGCGGTCACCTTTAATTCgattatgaaaaataagTCAAGGAAATTTTTATGTAGAGCCAAAGCTATGCAAATCAGGTTGAATTTAAGTGTTATACAAGATTGGGTTATGGTGAATAATTTGACACCTTTCAAACCCACTGTCTCTATAGATGAATTTATGTGGGATCGATTTCCTTACACTTTAATACAAAATCTAGCAGATATAGATCTGGATAACCAAATGGaactaaacaaaaaactaaaatttGTAATCCATGCATCCAGCAAAGCGAAAGTGTTGAATGAGAccaattctttatttttttaccaatCCTTCATTAAAATTGCCAGTATTCATTTGCAACCCCTACTTCAAATCTTGGAGTGGTTACAAGTAGCAACAACTTTGAAAGATGAGGAATCATTAAATGCAACATTAAAATTGTTGGATTATTTGAAACCACaacaaattttgaaaattatgGACAGATATAGGTACGAAATTGATGAACCCAATTTtgcatttaaaaaacaattaagagcaaaattaaaaaaaaaaaacaggtTAAGTTTCACATTTTCAAGAAGCAATGGTAATAGCAGCACACTCAGTCACAGTATTAACAGCGATGATTACTTGAAAGAGGATGAAACACCAATTGGTATTGCATTACCTACCTTGATTGAACTATTACCATTGTACGGTGGAACGTCTGATTATTCTCCTTTACTACCGATAGAAATTCAGGATGAGCTTGATTTACTtctagaaaataataaaaatatacgaGAACAGAAGCAGAATGactataataacaatagttCTGGCAGTGATTATGAATCTTATTGTACTGATAATCAAGAGGAAAATCATGGTAATTTCGAAAATAATGTTACAGGAAATCCAATAGATAATGTCAGCGAAcgtttttttgataatcaAGAAGTAGAAAAAACTGGACATGACACTCACGATAACTTTTCTATTTCATTTAAGGATGATAAAGGAAAGGCCGATATTTTTAAGGAGCTAAATGTTCCATCTGTAGCTGCCACTAAAAGACAATCTTGGATTCAACCAACGCCAGAAATCGAAGAAAATCCATGGTAA
- the AGP2 gene encoding Agp2p (similar to Saccharomyces cerevisiae YBR132C | AGP2 | high-Affinity Glutamine Permease): protein MLPGEIKQNNINTETIATESINCISTRTNSISINTTDSFDEYETPIEYNVQRKLVNRYVQLISISGIIGTALFVSIGKALYHGGSGSLLLGFAIWCLPILAITVSTAEMVCYLPINSPFLRMAQRCCDKSLGRMAAWNFWFLQCVQIPFEIVAVNTIIHYWRTDYSPAIPLCVQVALYLLISIFAVRYYGEIEFWLALWKIILAVGLFFFTLITMCGGNPLRDAYGFRNFKKNSFKKYYPTGIAPTDPNHGEGVYIFQGLLACIIQGSFTIAGPEYVSMIAGETKTPRKILPIAFKQVFIRLTVLFLGGCLCIGIVCNSTDPSLTAAINESRPGAGSSPYVIAMNNLKIKVLPDIVNAALITAAFSAGNAYTYCSSRSLYGMALDGYVPKIFTKCNRYGVPIYCVLVSLCWGALSFLQLGENSAIVLNWIINFITASQLINFFILCIIYLKFRASYNYQKFKMGVKLPDLPFKYWGQPYTALFGCVCTFVMIFLQGYSVFFKENWNIRDFLFCYIMVFIDIGIYLFYKLFYFKMGRNDKFVPLDKVDLITGLKEIELHELDHGFDRFRFFYNGEITNGSNSIIMEQDPSIIADNKKKVLERFNIEEVERLDSCDNNSISNRT, encoded by the coding sequence ATGTTGCCTGgagaaataaaacaaaataatataaatacagAAACAATCGCTACAGAAAGTATTAATTGTATTTCCACAAGAACCAATAGTATAAGTATCAATACAACAGATTCCTTTGATGAGTACGAGACTCCTATTGAATATAACGTCCAGCGTAAATTGGTTAATAGATATGTTCAACTTATTAGTATCTCAGGTATTATAGGGACTGCATTGTTTGTAAGTATAGGCAAAGCGTTGTATCATGGTGGTAGCGgatctttattattgggATTTGCAATATGGTGTCTGCCTATTTTGGCAATAACGGTATCAACAGCTGAAATGGTTTGTTACTTACCAATAAATTCACCCTTTTTAAGAATGGCCCAAAGATGCTGTGATAAATCATTAGGACGAATGGCTGCTTGgaatttttggtttttacAATGTGTACAAATTCCATTTGAAATTGTGGCTGTTAATACAATCATACACTATTGGAGAACCGATTATAGTCCCGCTATTCCACTATGTGTTCAGGTAGCCTTGTATTTACTAATAAGTATATTCGCGGTTAGATACTACGGTGAGATTGAATTTTGGCTAGCtctttggaaaataatattagctgttggattattttttttcactttaataacaatgtgTGGTGGCAACCCATTAAGAGATGCCTATGGTTTTcgtaattttaaaaaaaactcttttaaaaagtattaTCCAACTGGGATAGCACCAACTGATCCTAATCACGGTGAAGGTGTTTATATATTCCAGGGGTTACTAGCATGTATTATTCAAGGTAGTTTTACCATTGCTGGTCCAGAATACGTCTCAATGATTGCTGGAGAAACCAAAACCCCTCGCAAAATATTACCTATTGCATTCAAACAAGTTTTCATTAGATTAACTGTGTTATTTTTAGGTGGGTGTTTATGTATTGGAATTGTTTGTAATAGTACAGATCCATCGTTGACAGCAGCTATAAATGAGTCTAGGCCAGGTGCAGGTAGTTCTCCCTATGTCATTGCGATgaataatttgaaaattaaagtCTTGCCAGATATAGTTAATGCAGCGTTAATTACAGCTGCGTTTAGTGCAGGTAATGCATACACTTACTGTTCAAGTAGATCATTATATGGTATGGCATTAGACGGATACGTTCCCAAAATTTTCACCAAATGTAATAGGTACGGTGTCCCGATATACTGCGTATTAGTTTCGTTATGTTGGGGTGCGCTAAGTTTTTTACAATTGGGTGAAAATAGTGCTATTGTATTAAATTggattattaattttataacaGCCTCtcaattaattaattttttcattttatgcatcatatatttgaaatttaGAGCAAGCTACAATTATCAGAAGTTTAAAATGGGGGTTAAATTACCAGATTTACCATTTAAATATTGGGGCCAGCCATACACTGCCTTATTCGGTTGCGTATGTACTTTTgttatgatttttttacaagGTTATTCTGTTTTCTTCAAAGAAAATTGGAATATCAGggattttttgttttgttacATAATGGTTTTCATTGATATTggcatttatttattttataaattattttacttCAAAATGGGGAGAAATGATAAATTCGTTCCATTAGATAAGGTTGATTTAATCACCGGATTAAAAGAAATCGAACTGCACGAACTGGATCACGGTTTTGATagatttagatttttttacaatGGCGAGATTACTAACGGCAGCAATAGTATAATAATGGAGCAAGATCCGTCTATTATTGCTGACAATAAGAAAAAGGTATTAGAACGTTTTAATATAGAAGAAGTAGAAAGATTGGACAGttgtgataataatagcatcAGTAATAGAACGTGA
- the CCZ1 gene encoding Ccz1p (similar to Saccharomyces cerevisiae YBR131W | CCZ1 | Calcium Caffeine Zinc sensitivity) — protein MTSNILLSLDYLAIFSPSLSQNEDDTYKQLLLYYTFPKQTILDTDNNNTSEGAGDFDINDRNPYNTCTSDNKKKNIVNTEDIEDCAIDINEKLATIGIIQGLWNFYGNFIDCKNNKNDSRDRNTEKLGNNGEDDFQIVTLSSSNYIITYRALNIDGLQIYITISLKTANKNMCYYIKNKLIQSISIFEFLYGPFITHLTGGTMICNTNTDILTSTDTIIANFRTSKLTDNLNEFYIPFWNNTIKSIHILPSILMTNPNSYKISEYQIQTENYTWDSMLNNEILLREENYLNIKDILVYNIPQRDVVITGDVITATDNIKNLGFIRNFKYDNKSISTISNWLYNLFYERILTGGNTATSDPNSNSNSGSTHNNTLSDITGRLVHNISLPLQFAYDAVHEVGNMTGVSTSLSLITDYLPIPGGGDNFSAIGANVPATTSSDNGNNNDNNNNKTDNDNDNGNNNIANNNTGGNGTISGGLEETSVSSNPNSMTCHTNFIISPFRNNLPDVYVEFDEDNILRSKTNAKTNYKLLMWCYNSIILIFIIDHDFELIYDKNYLTELDNTLIKCFSSQDNSTNNINDNATSDYDFSYYFYNYDTKQCFTSIPFLADKQDESNKNKNNDHNNLSESNSENTSYLIKSLSLLSFGKYSTKTNTASVDTTNRGGANTDFCKNDVPSRNINFLSELDQGKLNELNKYLWSIILNNHELRIGGDNSSAKSNIEDDAKIIKLDNGLLCYIENNANYQLLIVKNWYNKNGKVGKKNKDKIDLKLYESNQKNIINNNNNNNNNNNNNNNNNNNNNNNNNNNNNSTIKSALFNNLGSDVVNWWNDKQETFFSKLPNE, from the coding sequence ATGACAAGTAATATACTACTGTCTTTAGACTATTTGGCGATATTCAGTCCATCTTTAAGTcaaaatgaagatgataCTTATAAGcaattattactatattATACGTTCCCTAAACAAACTATATTAGACAccgataataacaataccagTGAGGGTGCTGGCgattttgatattaatgATAGAAATCCCTACAATACGTGTACCAGTGAtaacaagaagaagaatattGTCAACACTGAAGACATTGAAGACTGTGCCATtgatattaatgaaaaGTTAGCCACAATTGGTATAATCCAGGGTTTGTGGAATTTCTATGGGAATTTTATAGATtgtaaaaacaacaaaaacgaTAGTAGGGATAGAAATACGGAAAAATTAGGTAATAACGGCGAAGATGACTTTCAAATAGTAACTTTAAGTAGTtcaaattatataataacataCCGTGCTTTAAATATTGATGGTCTCCAAATCTACATAACTATATCATTAAAAACTGCAAATAAGAATATGtgttattatattaaaaataaattgatcCAATCTATTTCaatatttgaatttttatatgGTCCATTTATAACTCATTTAACTGGTGGTACAATGATCTGTAATACCAACACCGATATTTTAACTTCTACAGATACCATTATCGCAAATTTCAGGACTTCCAAATTGACagataatttaaatgaattttATATCCCTTTTTGGAATAATACTATAAAATCAATACATATTTTGCCTTCGATATTAATGACCAATCCCAATTCATATAAAATCTCAGAATATCAAATACAAACTGAAAATTACACCTGGGATTCAATGCTAAACAATGAAATTTTATTGAGagaagaaaattatttaaatataaaagatattttggTCTATAATATTCCACAAAGAGATGTCGTTATTACTGGTGATGTTATAACTGCCACCGATAATATAAAGAATTTGGGGTTCATcagaaattttaaatatgaCAATAAATCCATATCGACGATTTCCAACTGGTTATACAATTTATTCTACGAGAGAATCCTTACAGGTGGAAACACGGCCACTTCTGATCCTAATTCTAACAGTAATTCTGGTAGCACACATAACAATACCTTGTCTGATATCACTGGAAGATTGGTGCATAATATTTCCTTACCTTTACAATTTGCTTATGATGCTGTTCATGAAGTTGGAAATATGACCGGTGTGAGTACCAGTTTATCTTTAATAACTGATTATTTGCCAATACCAGGTGGTGGAGATAATTTTTCGGCAATAGGTGCTAATGTTCCTGCCACTACAAGCAGTGATAacggtaataataatgataataataataataaaactgataatgataatgataatggtaataataatattgcaaacaataatacagGTGGTAATGGTACTATTAGTGGTGGATTAGAAGAAACAAGCGTTTCTTCTAATCCCAATAGTATGACTTGTCACACTAACTTTATAATATCACCTTTCAGAAATAATTTGCCAGACGTTTATGTTGAATTCGACGAGGACAATATCCTAAGAAGCAAAACAAAtgcaaaaacaaattacaAACTTTTGATGTGGTGTTATAACAGTatcattttaatttttataattgatCACGATTTCGAGTTAATTtatgataaaaattatttgacGGAATTGGATAatactttaataaaatgtttttctAGTCAAGATAATAGTACGAATAATATTAACGATAACGCTACCAGCGACTATGACTTtagttattatttctataaTTATGATACCAAACAATGTTTTACATCAATACCTTTCCTCGCGGACAAACAAGATGAgagtaataaaaacaagaatAATGACCATAATAATCTTAGTGAATCAAATTCCGAAAATACTTCATATTTAATCAAATCATTATCTTTACTTTCCTTTGGGAAATATTCCACCAAAACCAATACGGCAAGCGTTGATACTACTAACAGAGGTGGCGCCAATACTGACTTTTGCAAAAATGATGTCCCTTCTCGaaatatcaattttttaagtGAATTAGATCAAGGGAAACTAAACGagttaaataaatacttGTGGTCAATTATCTTGAATAATCACGAGCTAAGAATAGGCGGTGATAACAGTAGTGCAAAGAGTAATATTGAAGATGATGCCAAGATAATTAAACTGGACAATGGATTATTATGTTACATAGAAAATAACGCGAATTATCAGTTATTAATAGTGAAAAATTggtataataaaaatggtaaagtaggcaagaaaaataaggaTAAAATTGATCTCAAACTTTACGAGtcaaatcaaaaaaatatcattaataataataataataataataataataataataataataataataataataataataataataataataataataataataataacagtactATAAAATCGGCCCTATTCAATAATTTAGGCTCTGATGTTGTTAATTGGTGGAATGACAAACAAgaaacctttttttctaaactACCTAATGAATAA